A genomic region of Planctomycetota bacterium contains the following coding sequences:
- a CDS encoding DUF6688 family protein, translating to MPDTDPILEAEVVEPTASTPLGYASARSELVRPPRHVFLRVVLTAFGIGYPIFGLVLNQKPAYGTIMVGWQNGKPLAWVTMLPMLGALWPLVPFLLAGWIAMTVAVFYPDRARESRFVWVGLGTGLLMGLTFSVIVATGVAEGDPQRLPRSLAVQLTGGVATSVVLVIVWAVGLIRIRRAITPPIWAGGLFLLCVLLFAVAMVFGPHVLLFPIFPVVMAVFVAAPASAAAFAGVGLLLYRWIPNDKPLNPTHWQLVLFTLILIVGLEAIALTMARLSALKLYRELPTQPPGSCFVATAAAASRRSERTGHRQLHMLRAFEATLMEQHPKLHAWLRRRYDVVGPRLAEVVSKRGHAEAAHVFLGPLAWVASRLTHRC from the coding sequence TTGCCCGATACCGACCCCATCCTCGAAGCCGAGGTCGTTGAGCCGACTGCTTCAACGCCGCTCGGTTACGCGTCTGCGCGATCGGAGTTGGTCCGCCCACCACGGCACGTGTTCCTTCGTGTCGTGCTGACCGCGTTTGGCATCGGCTACCCGATCTTCGGACTGGTGCTCAATCAGAAACCTGCGTACGGCACGATCATGGTCGGGTGGCAGAATGGAAAGCCACTCGCGTGGGTCACGATGCTCCCGATGCTCGGTGCGCTCTGGCCGTTGGTGCCATTCCTGCTGGCCGGGTGGATCGCCATGACCGTGGCCGTGTTTTACCCGGACCGTGCGCGCGAAAGTCGATTCGTCTGGGTGGGCCTGGGGACTGGGTTGTTGATGGGACTGACGTTCAGCGTGATTGTCGCGACTGGCGTTGCAGAGGGTGATCCGCAGCGGCTCCCGCGCTCGCTCGCCGTGCAACTGACTGGCGGAGTCGCGACGAGCGTGGTGCTGGTCATCGTCTGGGCGGTCGGCCTGATCCGGATCCGCCGCGCGATCACGCCGCCGATCTGGGCGGGCGGACTGTTCCTGTTGTGCGTGCTCCTCTTCGCGGTTGCGATGGTCTTTGGACCGCACGTGCTCCTGTTCCCGATCTTCCCCGTGGTGATGGCTGTTTTCGTCGCGGCACCGGCTTCGGCAGCCGCGTTCGCTGGTGTCGGCTTGCTGCTTTACCGCTGGATACCGAATGACAAGCCGCTGAATCCGACGCATTGGCAGCTGGTGCTTTTCACTCTGATCTTGATCGTGGGTTTGGAAGCGATCGCGTTGACGATGGCGCGCCTGAGCGCCCTGAAGCTCTACCGGGAGCTTCCGACTCAGCCGCCTGGTTCCTGCTTCGTCGCAACCGCCGCCGCGGCATCGCGACGCTCGGAGCGAACGGGACACCGACAGCTCCACATGTTGCGTGCGTTCGAAGCGACGCTGATGGAGCAGCATCCGAAGCTCCACGCATGGCTACGCAGGCGGTACGACGTGGTCGGCCCTCGGCTTGCCGAAGTCGTCTCGAAGCGTGGTCACGCCGAGGCGGCACACGTCTTCCTAGGGCCGCTGGCTTGGGTCGCGAGCCGATTGACGCATCGATGCTGA